A genomic window from Exiguobacterium acetylicum DSM 20416 includes:
- a CDS encoding O-methyltransferase — translation MNDFTTYVESMIHPRDALLEEMERYAEENHIPIIELTGSEVLLSLLRLQQPKRILEVGTAIGYSAIRMARALPDARITTIERNAKRYEEAKTFIARSDVADRIDIIFGDAVELAETLEDQFDAVFIDAAKGQYKKFFAGYGRLIPEGGVLYTDNLFLHGDVLESDPKTFDRRRRRLVRLVKEFTVWMMEQEQYDTTIFPLGDGVSVSRKKSK, via the coding sequence GTGAATGATTTCACGACCTATGTCGAATCAATGATTCATCCTCGAGATGCTCTGTTAGAAGAAATGGAGCGTTATGCGGAAGAAAATCATATACCAATCATCGAACTGACAGGTTCCGAGGTCTTGTTATCGCTCCTGCGATTACAACAACCGAAGCGCATTCTAGAAGTCGGAACCGCAATCGGATATAGTGCGATTCGGATGGCGCGTGCGCTACCGGATGCGCGTATTACGACGATTGAACGAAATGCAAAGCGGTATGAAGAAGCAAAAACCTTCATCGCCCGGTCAGATGTGGCGGACCGGATTGACATCATTTTTGGTGATGCAGTAGAATTAGCCGAAACGCTTGAAGACCAGTTCGATGCGGTCTTCATTGATGCAGCTAAAGGACAGTATAAAAAATTCTTTGCAGGATATGGGCGACTCATTCCTGAGGGCGGCGTGCTTTATACGGATAATCTCTTCTTACACGGAGATGTCCTCGAGTCCGATCCGAAGACATTCGATCGAAGAAGACGTCGACTCGTGCGTCTCGTCAAGGAATTCACGGTCTGGATGATGGAACAAGAACAATACGATACGACGATTTTTCCGCTCGGTGACGGTGTATCCGTCAGTCGGAAAAAGTCGAAATGA
- a CDS encoding DUF1292 domain-containing protein — protein MQQNEPTRYVIPDGEGNDFEFVERLRYESPRSSKTYIFLEPIGADYDEAEEVDIFVYELDEYGDGDNDFNLVPIDEDDTATWDEIEEVFNTLEDQLD, from the coding sequence ATGCAACAGAATGAACCAACACGTTACGTAATTCCGGACGGCGAAGGAAATGATTTCGAATTCGTAGAACGTCTGCGTTATGAAAGCCCACGTTCGAGCAAGACATACATCTTCCTCGAGCCAATCGGAGCAGACTATGACGAAGCAGAAGAAGTCGATATCTTCGTTTACGAACTCGACGAATACGGTGATGGAGATAACGACTTCAACCTCGTACCAATCGATGAAGACGATACAGCGACTTGGGATGAAATCGAAGAAGTCTTTAACACGCTCGAAGACCAGTTAGACTAA
- the mtnN gene encoding 5'-methylthioadenosine/S-adenosylhomocysteine nucleosidase, producing MPIAIIGAMEEEVNLLRNELSERKDTVIANYHFYEGLLNSVPVVILKSGIGKVNAAIGTTLLLDHYKPTAVINTGSAGGFKEGLTVGDVVVSTEVRHHDVDVTAFGYEYGQVPGMPAAYQADPKLVATAEAVIERMDAIRVVHGLIATGDSFIHDSERSAQIKAHFPEVAAVEMEAAPIAQVCHQFGVPFVVTRSISDSANEEASLSFDEFLEIASINSAKMVMEVVRTLAE from the coding sequence ATGCCAATCGCAATCATCGGCGCAATGGAAGAGGAAGTCAATTTATTGCGTAATGAGTTATCAGAACGTAAAGATACAGTCATCGCAAACTATCATTTTTATGAAGGGCTTTTAAATAGCGTTCCTGTCGTCATCTTGAAGTCAGGAATCGGGAAAGTCAATGCTGCGATCGGGACGACATTATTGCTGGACCACTACAAACCAACTGCTGTCATCAATACGGGATCAGCAGGCGGATTCAAAGAAGGGTTAACAGTCGGGGATGTCGTCGTCTCAACAGAAGTGCGACACCACGACGTCGACGTGACGGCATTTGGATACGAATATGGACAGGTACCTGGAATGCCAGCTGCCTATCAAGCAGATCCGAAGCTTGTTGCAACAGCAGAAGCCGTCATCGAGCGGATGGATGCGATTCGCGTCGTTCATGGATTGATTGCGACAGGCGATTCGTTCATCCACGATTCAGAGCGCTCTGCTCAAATCAAGGCGCACTTCCCAGAAGTCGCAGCCGTCGAAATGGAAGCAGCACCAATCGCACAAGTCTGTCATCAGTTCGGTGTCCCGTTCGTCGTAACGCGGTCGATTTCAGATAGCGCCAATGAAGAAGCGTCACTCTCGTTTGATGAATTCCTCGAGATTGCGTCAATCAATTCCGCTAAAATGGTCATGGAAGTCGTACGGACGTTAGCAGAATGA
- a CDS encoding beta-ketoacyl-ACP synthase III, whose amino-acid sequence MKIGIVGLGTSLPSRRVTNDELATTLDTSDEWIRTRTGIGARRIAADDVDVTDLATEAAQKALDDAGLTVEDIGLIVVGTATGRAFPSTACIVQERLGARGATAFDISAACSGFIFALQTATSMLTTVEGKHALVIGAEKMSSIVDWSDRSTAILFGDGAGAVVIGPTEQAGLNAFELGTDGRGAHLLFKDIDGPIEMNGREVFKFAVRKLPEIVEKVIQKADSTLEDIDILIPHQANLRIIDAACERLHIPQEKVIVTIDEHANTSAASIPLALEEARQQGRLTPGTKLVLAGFGAGLTWGAAYITWTKGENT is encoded by the coding sequence ATGAAGATCGGGATTGTAGGATTAGGAACGTCTTTGCCGTCACGGCGCGTGACGAATGATGAATTAGCAACGACGCTCGATACGAGCGATGAATGGATTCGGACACGGACAGGAATCGGGGCACGACGGATTGCAGCCGATGATGTGGATGTCACTGACTTAGCGACAGAAGCTGCTCAGAAAGCGCTTGATGATGCTGGATTGACAGTAGAGGACATCGGGTTGATCGTCGTCGGAACGGCAACAGGACGCGCGTTTCCATCTACAGCCTGTATCGTCCAAGAGCGTCTTGGAGCACGCGGAGCGACTGCATTCGATATTAGTGCGGCATGTAGTGGCTTCATCTTTGCATTACAAACAGCTACTAGCATGTTGACGACAGTTGAAGGAAAACATGCGCTCGTCATCGGTGCTGAAAAAATGTCGAGTATCGTCGACTGGTCAGACCGGTCAACTGCCATCTTATTTGGAGATGGTGCAGGGGCAGTCGTCATCGGACCAACTGAGCAAGCGGGTCTTAATGCCTTCGAGCTTGGAACAGATGGACGCGGAGCACATTTATTATTTAAGGACATTGATGGACCAATCGAGATGAACGGTCGGGAAGTCTTTAAGTTTGCGGTTCGTAAATTACCGGAAATCGTTGAGAAAGTCATTCAAAAAGCGGATAGTACGCTCGAAGATATCGATATCTTGATTCCGCATCAAGCAAACCTACGCATCATTGATGCAGCGTGCGAACGACTGCATATTCCGCAAGAAAAGGTCATCGTCACGATCGATGAGCACGCGAATACATCTGCTGCATCAATCCCACTCGCACTTGAGGAAGCGCGTCAACAAGGACGCCTGACACCTGGTACGAAACTCGTACTTGCTGGATTTGGTGCCGGATTGACTTGGGGAGCAGCATACATTACTTGGACTAAAGGAGAGAACACATAA
- a CDS encoding IreB family regulatory phosphoprotein has translation MSQMDQTMKFNFPEDDNKAATRDVLLTVYHALEEKGYHPINQIVGYLLSGDPAYIPRHNDARNLIRKIERDELLEELVKSYLAESGNSK, from the coding sequence GTGAGTCAGATGGATCAAACGATGAAATTCAACTTTCCGGAAGACGATAACAAAGCAGCAACACGTGATGTGTTGTTGACGGTCTATCATGCTTTAGAAGAAAAAGGATATCATCCGATCAACCAAATCGTCGGCTATCTCCTTTCAGGAGATCCTGCTTACATTCCTCGTCATAATGACGCACGTAATTTAATTCGTAAGATTGAACGCGACGAATTGCTCGAAGAACTCGTGAAATCTTATTTGGCGGAGAGTGGAAATTCAAAATGA
- a CDS encoding DUF1292 domain-containing protein, with translation MAEEKRQYLFPDEEGGEHLFEEWYRYSSERTGKTYLFLEMIGNPDEGADDLIICEIDEYGEGEDDFDLSLIDENDEQTWDELELALKERITDATE, from the coding sequence ATGGCTGAAGAAAAACGTCAGTATCTCTTTCCAGATGAAGAGGGCGGCGAACATCTTTTCGAAGAATGGTACCGTTACTCGAGTGAACGTACAGGAAAAACCTATCTGTTTCTTGAAATGATCGGTAACCCTGACGAAGGAGCAGATGATCTGATCATCTGTGAGATCGATGAATATGGAGAAGGCGAAGATGATTTTGACTTGAGCCTGATCGATGAAAATGATGAGCAAACTTGGGATGAACTCGAGCTTGCGTTAAAGGAGCGGATCACTGATGCAACAGAATGA
- the fabF gene encoding beta-ketoacyl-ACP synthase II yields MMRKRVVVTGIGALTPIGNDANTFWEALKEGTNGIRPMERLDIDEYPTKVTGELQNFDVTEFIEAKEARKMDRFVHYSLVASMEAVQDSGIDIKEIAERAGVWIGSGIGGVETIEKQAKIYFERGHRRVSPFFIPMMIPNMASGQVSIYTGAKGPNNCSVTACASGTNAIGEALRVIERGDADVMIAGGAEAPITNLSFAGFCANKAMSTNHDPETASRPFDEGRDGFVMGEGAGILILEEYEHAVARGAKIYAEVSGYGLTADAYHITAPDPDGDGGARAMAMAIQDAGIAPEAVGYINAHGTSTPMNDILETKAIHSVFGEQAKQLVVNSTKSMIGHLLGGAGGVEAIATIKSLQEQTVHPTIHLKQPSEGCDLDYVTEGARSVKLNYALSNSLGFGGHNASLVFKRYEA; encoded by the coding sequence ATGATGAGAAAACGCGTTGTAGTCACAGGAATCGGAGCACTGACACCGATCGGGAACGATGCCAATACATTCTGGGAAGCACTAAAAGAAGGAACAAACGGGATTCGTCCGATGGAGCGTCTCGATATCGATGAGTATCCAACGAAGGTCACTGGCGAATTACAAAACTTCGATGTAACAGAATTCATCGAGGCGAAAGAAGCACGTAAGATGGACCGCTTCGTTCATTACTCACTTGTCGCAAGCATGGAAGCTGTCCAAGATTCTGGAATCGACATTAAAGAAATCGCAGAACGTGCTGGGGTTTGGATTGGATCAGGAATCGGTGGCGTTGAGACAATTGAGAAACAAGCGAAGATCTACTTCGAACGTGGACACCGTCGTGTCAGCCCGTTCTTCATTCCGATGATGATTCCAAACATGGCAAGCGGTCAGGTATCGATCTATACCGGAGCCAAGGGACCGAATAACTGTTCCGTCACTGCATGTGCTTCAGGAACGAATGCCATTGGAGAAGCCCTTCGTGTCATCGAACGGGGCGATGCAGATGTCATGATCGCTGGTGGAGCGGAAGCACCAATCACGAACTTATCATTTGCTGGTTTTTGTGCCAACAAAGCTATGTCAACGAATCACGATCCTGAGACAGCAAGCCGTCCGTTTGACGAAGGACGTGATGGATTCGTCATGGGAGAAGGGGCAGGCATCTTGATTCTTGAAGAGTACGAGCATGCGGTAGCGCGTGGTGCAAAAATCTATGCCGAAGTCAGTGGATATGGATTAACAGCTGACGCCTACCACATCACAGCTCCAGATCCAGATGGAGACGGTGGAGCACGTGCGATGGCAATGGCAATCCAAGATGCAGGTATCGCACCAGAAGCAGTTGGATACATCAATGCACACGGAACGAGCACACCGATGAACGACATTCTTGAAACAAAAGCAATCCATAGTGTCTTCGGTGAACAGGCAAAACAACTCGTCGTCAACTCGACGAAATCAATGATTGGTCACTTGCTTGGTGGCGCTGGTGGCGTCGAGGCGATTGCAACAATTAAATCGTTACAAGAACAAACCGTTCACCCAACGATTCATCTCAAACAGCCGAGTGAAGGTTGTGATCTTGATTACGTGACGGAAGGTGCACGGAGCGTAAAATTGAATTATGCCCTGAGCAACTCGCTCGGGTTCGGTGGACACAACGCATCACTCGTCTTTAAACGTTACGAAGCTTAA
- the ruvX gene encoding Holliday junction resolvase RuvX, with product MKRAMGLDVGSKTIGVAVSDLMGWTAQGVETVKWTEPDYPEAFKRLDVIMKTYNVEILVIGLPKNMNGSIGPRAEASEAFAKEIEQHTGLEVVFMDERLTTMQAERMLIDADVSRKKRKQVIDKMAAVMILQSYLDRTNR from the coding sequence ATGAAACGTGCAATGGGACTAGATGTCGGTTCGAAGACGATCGGGGTAGCGGTCAGTGACTTGATGGGCTGGACGGCGCAAGGCGTTGAGACGGTCAAGTGGACGGAACCGGATTACCCAGAAGCCTTCAAACGGCTCGATGTCATCATGAAGACATACAATGTCGAAATCCTAGTCATTGGTCTTCCGAAAAACATGAACGGTTCCATCGGTCCCCGCGCAGAAGCAAGTGAAGCTTTTGCGAAGGAAATCGAACAGCATACCGGGCTTGAAGTCGTCTTCATGGATGAACGGTTGACGACGATGCAAGCAGAACGGATGCTGATCGATGCCGATGTCAGTCGTAAAAAGCGTAAACAAGTCATCGATAAGATGGCTGCCGTCATGATCCTGCAATCGTACTTGGATCGGACGAACCGATGA
- the greA gene encoding transcription elongation factor GreA, giving the protein MAEKQYYMTLEGKANIENELNELKSVRRKEVVENIKIARSFGDLSENAEYDSAKEEQAMVEGRIAQLEEMLRNVAIISEEEKDISVVGIGTTVTFLSVEDNEEDTYTIVGSAEADPFTGKISNESPIAKSLMGHQVGDQVSVPAPGGEYAVKITSIK; this is encoded by the coding sequence ATGGCAGAAAAGCAATACTACATGACGCTTGAAGGTAAAGCGAACATTGAAAATGAATTGAATGAATTGAAGTCAGTCCGCCGGAAAGAAGTCGTCGAGAACATCAAGATCGCCCGTTCGTTCGGTGACCTTTCAGAGAACGCAGAATACGATTCAGCAAAAGAAGAACAAGCGATGGTCGAAGGCCGGATTGCTCAACTTGAAGAGATGCTTCGTAATGTTGCGATCATCTCGGAAGAAGAGAAGGATATCTCGGTCGTCGGTATCGGAACGACAGTCACTTTCTTGAGTGTCGAAGATAACGAAGAAGATACGTACACAATTGTTGGTAGTGCCGAAGCAGATCCGTTTACAGGTAAAATCTCGAACGAATCACCAATCGCGAAAAGTTTAATGGGGCACCAAGTCGGAGATCAAGTCTCTGTACCAGCACCAGGTGGCGAATACGCAGTAAAAATTACATCGATCAAATAA
- a CDS encoding peptide ABC transporter substrate-binding protein: protein MKKKSFALATSVALVSSAFLAACSTTDSGDKSGDTGSDKKSSDQTLNLIEGSDIPTLNPTTSTDAVSFNVLNNTMEGLYRLDDKQQPTPGIAESHEVSEDKKTYTFKLRDAKWSDGTPITAKDFEYAWKEVLNPENASQYAYVFYNIEGAEEYNTKKGERDAVGVKAIDDKTFEVKLKAPADYFLGLTGFGPFMPKSEELSKKIGKDFGSTADKALYNGPFKLTEWTREQGWKMVKNDNYWDKDAVKLKTINVKVVKEVATGVNLYEKGDIDRTGLTSEFVAQFKDNKEFKTKGESTIFYLYLNTKVKALDNEKIRRAIDMGYDKKGITDVILANGSLPANYLVPKDFAKDADGKDFRDKYPAFNEYNADEAKKLWEEGLKEIGQKSVDLELLNYDSDDAKKIGEFLKGELEKNLPGMKVTIKQQPFKNKLDLENKGDFQFSFAGWGPDYQDPMTFLDLFLTDGPYNRGKWSNEEYDKLIKDAQTQTDAAKRWSELQEAEKILLDSAAISPVYQRGRAFLVKPYVKGVVEHNFGADFSYKWASIEGK from the coding sequence ATGAAGAAGAAAAGTTTTGCTTTAGCTACTTCAGTAGCTCTCGTATCAAGTGCGTTCCTCGCAGCTTGTTCGACAACGGATTCAGGCGACAAATCGGGCGACACAGGTTCAGACAAAAAGTCTAGTGATCAAACACTTAACTTGATCGAAGGTTCGGATATCCCGACACTTAACCCGACGACTTCTACAGATGCAGTTTCATTCAACGTGTTGAACAACACGATGGAAGGTCTTTACCGTCTTGATGACAAACAGCAACCAACACCAGGTATCGCTGAGAGTCATGAAGTATCAGAAGACAAAAAGACGTACACGTTCAAATTACGTGATGCGAAATGGTCTGACGGTACTCCAATCACAGCTAAAGACTTTGAATATGCATGGAAAGAAGTTCTTAATCCAGAGAACGCTTCACAGTATGCATACGTCTTCTACAACATCGAAGGTGCAGAAGAGTACAACACGAAAAAAGGCGAGCGTGATGCTGTCGGCGTCAAAGCAATCGACGACAAAACGTTCGAAGTTAAGTTAAAAGCACCTGCAGACTACTTCCTCGGACTTACTGGATTCGGACCATTCATGCCGAAATCAGAAGAACTCTCGAAGAAAATCGGAAAAGACTTCGGTTCGACTGCAGACAAAGCGCTCTATAACGGACCATTCAAATTAACAGAGTGGACACGTGAGCAAGGCTGGAAAATGGTCAAAAACGATAACTACTGGGATAAAGATGCTGTTAAACTTAAAACGATCAACGTTAAGGTCGTTAAAGAAGTTGCAACTGGTGTTAACCTTTACGAAAAAGGTGACATCGATCGCACAGGTTTAACATCTGAGTTCGTTGCCCAGTTCAAAGATAATAAAGAATTCAAAACAAAAGGTGAATCAACAATCTTCTACCTCTACCTCAACACGAAGGTAAAAGCGCTTGATAACGAAAAAATCCGTCGCGCAATCGACATGGGTTACGATAAAAAAGGGATCACGGATGTTATCCTCGCAAACGGATCACTTCCAGCGAACTATCTCGTACCAAAAGATTTCGCGAAAGATGCTGACGGGAAAGATTTCCGTGATAAGTATCCAGCATTCAACGAATATAATGCAGACGAAGCGAAAAAACTCTGGGAAGAGGGACTTAAGGAAATCGGTCAAAAATCGGTTGATCTTGAACTCTTGAACTATGATAGCGACGATGCTAAGAAAATCGGTGAGTTCTTGAAAGGTGAACTTGAGAAAAACCTTCCAGGTATGAAGGTCACAATCAAACAACAACCATTCAAAAACAAACTTGATCTCGAAAACAAAGGGGACTTCCAGTTTTCATTCGCGGGCTGGGGACCTGACTACCAAGATCCGATGACGTTCCTCGATCTCTTCTTGACAGACGGACCATACAACCGTGGTAAGTGGTCAAACGAAGAGTATGATAAACTCATCAAAGATGCTCAAACACAAACAGATGCAGCAAAACGCTGGTCTGAATTGCAAGAAGCTGAGAAAATCCTTCTCGACTCTGCAGCGATCTCACCTGTTTATCAGCGTGGACGTGCATTCCTCGTCAAACCATACGTTAAAGGAGTCGTCGAGCATAACTTCGGCGCAGACTTCTCGTACAAATGGGCTTCGATCGAAGGAAAATAA
- the udk gene encoding uridine kinase, protein MQKPVVIGVAGGTGSGKTTVARSLVDAFPSESIVMIEQDAYYKDQSDLSMEERYQANYDHPFAFDNGLLIEHIQSLRENIAVEKPVYDYVAHTRAQETIRLEPRDVIIVEGILALEDERLRELMDIKVFVDTDADVRILRRMQRDINERGRSIDSVVEQYTNVVRPMHLQFCEPTKRYADIIVPEGGENHVAIDLLVTKIRAILDYRSALDQRGY, encoded by the coding sequence ATGCAAAAACCGGTAGTAATTGGCGTAGCGGGCGGAACGGGTTCAGGGAAGACGACGGTGGCACGTTCACTCGTCGATGCGTTCCCAAGTGAATCAATCGTCATGATTGAACAGGACGCGTATTATAAAGATCAAAGTGATTTATCAATGGAGGAGCGGTATCAGGCAAACTATGATCACCCGTTTGCTTTTGATAATGGTCTGTTGATTGAGCACATTCAGTCGCTCCGTGAAAACATTGCCGTTGAAAAACCGGTATATGACTATGTCGCCCACACGCGGGCACAAGAAACGATTCGTCTCGAACCACGCGATGTCATCATCGTAGAAGGAATTTTAGCGCTTGAAGACGAACGGTTACGGGAACTAATGGATATCAAGGTGTTCGTCGATACGGATGCGGACGTTCGCATTCTTCGTCGGATGCAACGTGATATCAACGAACGTGGACGCTCGATCGACTCAGTCGTTGAGCAGTATACGAACGTCGTTCGTCCGATGCATCTGCAGTTCTGTGAACCAACAAAACGATATGCGGACATCATCGTACCGGAAGGCGGCGAGAATCATGTCGCGATCGATTTACTCGTGACGAAGATTCGAGCGATTCTTGATTATCGTTCAGCACTCGATCAAAGAGGATATTGA
- the mltG gene encoding endolytic transglycosylase MltG has protein sequence MENEWKQNAEIEKRRRRTSRRITLIILSVLLTIFLVTSAVIYVFLKNALEPVDETATKSVKVEIPLGAGTSSIASLLKEKDLIANETIFRYYVRYKNESSFQAGTYTLSQAMSPDEIINELKTGTVMKAADVKITLPEGITMDRQIALIAKATNFKEETVRKELTDATFIDSMIEKYPMLTDEVKKNGVLYALEGYLFPATYEFDKGKSIDQIVETMLDETEKVYDENADAIQKSGMTFHEVLSLGSMVEREAATADDRREIAGVFKNRLDDGMKLQSDPTVWYGTGENTALTTLKDLENNSKYNTYKYEGIPIGPISTVSKDSVLAVLNPNKTKYVYFFARPPSDKHPRGQILYEETYEEHQRNVVKYKPEWVEYEASKEQ, from the coding sequence ATGGAGAACGAATGGAAGCAAAATGCTGAAATCGAAAAAAGGCGACGCCGGACATCACGCCGGATTACGCTAATCATCCTTTCTGTATTGTTGACGATTTTTCTAGTTACCAGTGCGGTCATCTATGTCTTTTTGAAAAATGCGCTTGAACCAGTCGATGAAACAGCGACGAAATCCGTCAAAGTCGAAATTCCTTTAGGAGCAGGGACGAGTTCGATTGCTTCTTTACTAAAGGAAAAAGACTTGATTGCAAACGAGACGATTTTCCGTTACTACGTCCGTTACAAGAATGAATCGTCATTCCAAGCGGGTACGTATACACTGTCACAAGCCATGTCCCCGGATGAAATCATTAATGAATTAAAGACGGGAACGGTCATGAAGGCAGCGGATGTGAAAATCACGTTACCTGAAGGCATCACGATGGATCGTCAAATCGCTTTGATCGCGAAAGCGACGAACTTCAAGGAAGAGACGGTCCGTAAAGAATTGACGGATGCGACATTCATCGACAGCATGATTGAAAAATATCCGATGTTGACGGATGAAGTGAAGAAGAATGGTGTCTTGTATGCACTTGAAGGATATCTCTTCCCAGCAACGTATGAGTTTGATAAAGGAAAAAGCATTGATCAAATCGTCGAGACGATGCTCGATGAAACAGAAAAAGTCTACGATGAGAATGCGGATGCCATTCAAAAATCAGGCATGACCTTCCATGAAGTACTCAGTCTCGGTTCCATGGTCGAGCGTGAAGCGGCGACAGCAGATGATCGTCGTGAAATCGCTGGTGTCTTCAAAAATCGATTGGATGACGGCATGAAGTTACAGTCGGATCCAACGGTTTGGTATGGCACAGGTGAAAACACGGCTTTAACGACACTGAAGGATCTCGAGAATAATTCGAAGTACAATACGTATAAGTACGAAGGAATTCCGATTGGTCCGATTTCGACGGTCAGTAAAGATTCGGTACTTGCCGTGTTAAATCCGAATAAAACAAAATATGTCTATTTCTTTGCTCGTCCACCAAGTGATAAACATCCACGCGGACAGATTCTATACGAAGAGACATATGAAGAACATCAACGAAACGTCGTTAAGTATAAGCCGGAATGGGTGGAATACGAAGCGAGTAAAGAGCAATGA
- a CDS encoding peptide ABC transporter substrate-binding protein, translating to MILIICLLIGLSGTLIYRLSSSQKTKTDQETQAVKVELIESSLPKTSDIALATDSRSQTLLAQLYEGLYVFTSGTSVRRGLAQDMSVSKDRLTYTIQLKQTKNAKGQPITAQDFVDSFRRVAANKTNSPYGFLFEVFENGRAVNDGKMKPERLGVKAKGRDQLIITLNQPVSNLKELLAMSVFYPQPASKKWQDLTGNGAFTLEQMSKNGYTLKKNNQYHQQNVVTVEEVKSRIISDHQTQWSTYENSKAAILPLQESVETQEDQVSRPTYQKKRSGVFYIAFNQKNEAFREKTLRKRIAYALMEKESVQLPLGYAGIPTNRFVVTDTNVLMTEPIQVKKENGKQQKKQRIEMLNFDDPQAKRIGKQLETYLERQLPDIDIVLKPVGIEEKIDKEQSAQYAMTLTGWMPDYPGPLAYLNQFVSDNPLNSVNYQSDTYDQLIEKARQVRDMKKKQALYHQAERQLINQDAVIVPLYQTTEKLYVSDTIQGIEVPIYGPEYLLRAMKILK from the coding sequence ATGATACTGATCATATGTTTATTGATTGGTCTCAGTGGTACGCTCATATACCGTCTATCATCATCTCAAAAGACGAAAACAGATCAGGAGACACAAGCAGTGAAGGTTGAATTAATTGAATCATCACTCCCGAAGACATCCGATATTGCGTTAGCAACGGATAGCCGTTCTCAGACACTGTTAGCACAACTGTATGAAGGATTATATGTTTTTACTTCTGGGACATCCGTCCGTAGAGGATTAGCACAGGATATGTCAGTCTCAAAGGATCGTCTGACATATACGATTCAACTCAAACAAACAAAAAATGCGAAGGGTCAGCCGATTACAGCGCAAGACTTTGTCGATAGTTTCCGACGTGTCGCAGCCAATAAAACAAATTCTCCCTATGGTTTCTTATTTGAAGTGTTTGAAAATGGACGTGCCGTCAATGACGGAAAAATGAAGCCAGAACGTCTAGGTGTAAAGGCCAAAGGACGTGACCAACTGATCATCACGCTGAATCAGCCGGTTTCGAATCTAAAAGAATTACTCGCAATGTCCGTTTTTTATCCGCAACCGGCATCTAAAAAATGGCAAGACCTCACCGGGAATGGTGCGTTTACACTAGAACAGATGTCGAAAAACGGATATACGCTTAAAAAAAACAACCAGTATCATCAACAAAATGTTGTCACGGTCGAGGAAGTTAAAAGCCGCATCATCTCTGATCATCAGACGCAATGGAGTACGTATGAGAACAGTAAAGCAGCGATTCTTCCGTTACAAGAGAGTGTTGAGACACAAGAAGATCAAGTCTCTCGACCAACCTATCAAAAAAAGCGGAGCGGTGTCTTTTATATCGCATTTAATCAAAAAAATGAAGCCTTCCGCGAAAAGACACTCCGAAAACGAATTGCTTACGCCTTGATGGAAAAAGAGTCCGTTCAACTTCCTTTAGGATATGCAGGCATTCCGACGAATCGATTCGTCGTCACAGATACGAATGTATTAATGACAGAACCGATACAAGTAAAAAAAGAAAATGGTAAACAACAGAAGAAACAACGAATCGAGATGCTTAATTTTGATGATCCACAGGCAAAACGGATCGGGAAACAACTTGAGACGTATCTTGAGAGACAGTTGCCTGATATTGATATCGTTCTTAAACCAGTTGGGATTGAAGAGAAGATCGATAAAGAACAGTCGGCTCAGTATGCGATGACGTTAACGGGATGGATGCCGGATTATCCAGGTCCACTTGCATATTTGAACCAGTTCGTCTCAGATAATCCGTTGAATTCCGTAAACTATCAATCCGACACGTACGATCAACTGATCGAAAAAGCACGGCAGGTACGAGATATGAAGAAAAAACAAGCATTGTATCATCAAGCTGAAAGGCAGTTGATCAATCAAGATGCCGTCATCGTTCCTTTGTATCAGACGACAGAGAAATTATATGTTTCTGATACGATTCAAGGAATCGAAGTACCGATTTATGGACCGGAATACCTACTTCGTGCAATGAAAATTCTAAAATAA